Proteins from a single region of Halogeometricum borinquense DSM 11551:
- a CDS encoding universal stress protein: MYETILIPTDGSEHAVRAAEHGQYLARLFDATVHIVNVVDVQAAGGVFDAGGVDEEFVSRLKAKGERTIEEAAAVIDETESIQTAVLKGRPDEEILEYAAEHGVDALVMGTHGRTGLRRYIAGSVTERVVRLADIPVLTVRSTDQSQVAEDYDEVLIPTDGSEPASAAVEHGLAIAEKSGARVHAVNIVDVGNVSASPTYTLPSEVIGQLESEGETVTEEIASQARERGLEAVTEVREGFPAKTLLDYANENDISLIAMGTAGRTGLNRYLLGSTTERIIRQSDVPVLAVNARDEQDD, translated from the coding sequence ATGTACGAGACCATACTCATCCCGACGGACGGCAGCGAACACGCGGTCCGCGCCGCCGAACACGGACAGTACCTCGCCCGGCTATTTGACGCGACGGTACACATCGTCAACGTCGTCGATGTACAGGCAGCGGGCGGTGTGTTCGACGCTGGCGGTGTCGATGAGGAGTTCGTCTCCCGCCTGAAAGCGAAAGGCGAACGTACCATCGAGGAGGCTGCAGCCGTCATCGATGAAACAGAGTCGATACAGACGGCGGTACTCAAAGGCCGTCCAGACGAGGAGATTCTGGAGTACGCGGCCGAGCATGGTGTGGACGCGCTCGTCATGGGAACTCACGGACGAACGGGACTCAGACGCTACATCGCCGGAAGCGTGACCGAGCGCGTCGTCCGCCTTGCCGACATACCGGTTCTCACAGTCCGTTCGACTGACCAAAGTCAGGTCGCCGAAGATTACGACGAGGTTCTCATTCCGACCGATGGGAGCGAACCGGCGAGCGCGGCCGTCGAACACGGCCTCGCTATCGCCGAAAAATCCGGTGCGCGCGTCCACGCGGTGAATATCGTCGATGTTGGCAACGTATCGGCCAGTCCGACGTATACGCTTCCAAGTGAAGTGATAGGACAGTTGGAATCCGAGGGAGAAACGGTGACTGAGGAGATTGCCTCTCAGGCCCGCGAGCGCGGTCTCGAAGCAGTCACCGAAGTTCGTGAAGGGTTCCCGGCGAAGACCCTCCTCGACTACGCAAACGAGAACGACATCAGCCTGATAGCGATGGGGACGGCCGGTCGAACGGGTCTCAACCGGTATCTCTTGGGAAGCACGACCGAACGGATCATCCGACAATCAGACGTACCCGTCTTAGCGGTCAACGCGAGAGACGAACAGGACGACTGA
- a CDS encoding winged helix-turn-helix domain-containing protein, whose translation MVQSAARFANRQSAESETVVRNEDAVQDLLDAFNDAGCRAILDATSGEALSASEVSEACDLPLSTTYRKLDQLTDAGLLEERTRIRRSGKHASEYARLVEDMVISLDECGEMELRVSLREDTEQLSAATLPGVHAGAGSRN comes from the coding sequence ATGGTCCAGTCGGCCGCCCGATTTGCTAACCGTCAATCTGCCGAAAGCGAGACTGTCGTCCGAAACGAGGATGCGGTTCAGGACCTCCTTGATGCGTTCAACGATGCCGGTTGCCGCGCTATCCTTGATGCCACTAGCGGCGAAGCGCTCTCCGCGAGCGAAGTTTCGGAGGCGTGTGATCTTCCGCTCTCGACCACGTACCGGAAACTCGACCAACTCACTGACGCAGGATTACTCGAAGAACGGACGCGGATTCGCCGCTCTGGTAAGCACGCTAGCGAGTACGCGCGGTTAGTCGAGGATATGGTTATCTCGCTCGATGAGTGTGGGGAGATGGAACTCCGCGTTTCCCTTCGGGAGGACACTGAACAGTTGTCTGCGGCCACTCTGCCGGGTGTACACGCTGGTGCCGGGAGTCGGAACTAG
- a CDS encoding DNA-binding protein, which translates to MPPGIRATVAFTTPDLCPIVELSDAAEITVDSVATNVPASDCGECVTEFSADADADSETDLTPIFSHGPTNRYRFTHDDGVNCPCECLGQFGCPVARYVAQDGHLTLVFHAADYEELRSVVAELRDRFPDVDIKRFVRSPAVEQSQDSVFVDRSKLTTRQLEVLQTAYDMGYFERPRRANATEIAAELDINPSTLTEHLAAAESKLLEDIL; encoded by the coding sequence ATGCCCCCCGGAATCCGCGCGACAGTGGCGTTTACGACACCCGACCTCTGTCCCATCGTCGAACTCTCGGACGCCGCGGAGATAACTGTTGATTCGGTGGCGACGAACGTTCCGGCGTCAGACTGCGGGGAGTGTGTCACTGAATTCTCTGCGGATGCGGACGCTGATTCTGAGACTGATCTCACGCCGATATTCTCCCACGGGCCGACGAACCGGTATCGGTTTACTCACGATGACGGCGTGAACTGCCCGTGTGAGTGTCTCGGCCAGTTCGGCTGTCCGGTCGCCCGTTATGTCGCACAGGACGGACATCTGACGCTTGTGTTCCACGCCGCGGATTACGAGGAGCTTCGGTCTGTCGTCGCTGAGCTTCGTGACAGATTCCCCGATGTCGATATCAAGCGGTTCGTCCGGTCACCAGCGGTCGAGCAGTCCCAAGACAGCGTCTTCGTGGATCGGAGTAAACTCACGACTCGACAGCTCGAAGTTCTCCAAACCGCCTACGACATGGGCTACTTCGAACGTCCTCGTCGGGCAAACGCGACGGAGATTGCCGCCGAACTCGATATCAATCCATCGACGCTTACTGAACATCTCGCGGCGGCTGAATCGAAGCTTCTCGAAGATATTCTGTAG
- a CDS encoding DUF7560 family zinc ribbon protein — MMSRETKEEYTFTCPECDEALEVNGSMKDALIERGCVICGAGVTTDAFTNPTSANSS, encoded by the coding sequence ATGATGAGCCGTGAAACCAAGGAGGAGTACACCTTCACCTGTCCGGAGTGTGACGAAGCATTAGAGGTGAACGGCTCGATGAAAGACGCGCTCATCGAGCGTGGCTGCGTCATCTGCGGTGCAGGTGTGACAACTGATGCGTTCACGAATCCCACTTCTGCGAACTCTTCGTAA
- a CDS encoding APC family permease, which produces MSDTETDPPSELEQPSEGSPGSVAETTDEVTIYEDEVELERTIGLRGGVAIGVGTMIGAGIFVFPGLAAGRAGPGAALSFALGAVVALLVALPTSELATAMPQSGGGYYFISRGIGNPYGAVVGLSLWLGLIFASAFYLVGFGQYAAAILAEIGLEIDVGTVAPALAVLVGVGLTGASIAGTENTAKLQNSIVGLLLGILTLFLVYGGLDSLGFFGRETVPEAFAPFGVFPILTTTAFVFTAYLGFAQVATVAGDIKRPSRNLPLAMIGSVVLVAVLNVVTILVATSAFGSAQLATYGETALVEVARSFVGIGGAVTILVAGLLATVSSANASILSSSRALYALSRDALVPAKAGTLNRKYNTPHIALSLAGGPVLFLVLFGPVEVLAEVASFLHLLMYGLMCVTLVILRRRSPDWYDPDYRIPGYPVLPILGAVTSFSLLVLMQPRSQAIGVAVIVAAAVWQRFYAADVELQGVL; this is translated from the coding sequence ATGAGCGACACCGAGACTGACCCGCCGTCGGAGTTAGAACAGCCGAGCGAGGGATCTCCGGGTTCGGTGGCCGAGACCACAGACGAAGTGACAATATACGAAGACGAAGTCGAACTCGAACGAACAATCGGGTTACGCGGCGGTGTCGCCATCGGCGTGGGAACGATGATCGGAGCGGGCATCTTCGTCTTCCCCGGACTCGCCGCCGGACGCGCTGGTCCCGGGGCCGCCCTCTCGTTCGCACTCGGTGCGGTCGTCGCCCTTCTCGTAGCTCTGCCAACCTCCGAGTTAGCGACAGCGATGCCTCAGAGCGGCGGTGGATACTACTTTATCTCCCGCGGGATAGGCAATCCATACGGTGCCGTCGTTGGACTGAGTCTCTGGTTGGGCCTCATTTTCGCGTCGGCGTTCTATCTCGTTGGGTTCGGTCAGTACGCCGCCGCGATACTGGCCGAGATCGGTCTGGAAATCGATGTCGGAACTGTCGCCCCCGCTTTGGCCGTTCTCGTCGGCGTGGGTCTGACGGGCGCGAGCATCGCCGGGACCGAGAATACAGCAAAACTACAGAACAGTATCGTCGGTCTCTTACTCGGAATCCTGACGCTCTTTCTCGTCTACGGCGGACTCGACTCGCTCGGCTTCTTCGGACGCGAGACGGTTCCCGAGGCGTTCGCGCCGTTCGGCGTCTTCCCCATCCTAACGACGACGGCGTTCGTGTTCACCGCGTATCTCGGCTTCGCACAGGTGGCGACAGTGGCGGGCGACATTAAACGACCCAGTCGGAACCTGCCACTTGCGATGATCGGTTCAGTGGTGTTAGTCGCGGTGCTTAACGTCGTGACCATACTCGTGGCAACCAGCGCGTTCGGAAGCGCGCAGTTGGCGACGTACGGAGAGACTGCGCTGGTCGAAGTCGCACGAAGTTTCGTCGGCATCGGCGGTGCCGTCACGATTCTCGTGGCGGGGTTGTTAGCGACGGTTTCGAGTGCGAACGCGTCGATCCTGAGTTCATCACGGGCACTGTACGCCCTCAGCCGTGACGCACTCGTACCTGCAAAGGCCGGAACCCTCAATCGGAAGTACAACACGCCGCACATCGCGTTATCGCTCGCGGGCGGACCAGTCCTGTTTCTCGTCCTGTTCGGCCCCGTCGAAGTGTTAGCTGAGGTGGCGTCGTTTCTCCACCTCCTGATGTACGGACTGATGTGCGTTACACTCGTCATCCTTCGACGACGCTCACCCGACTGGTACGATCCGGACTATCGGATTCCGGGCTATCCGGTATTGCCGATTCTCGGCGCAGTGACTAGTTTCAGCCTCCTCGTACTCATGCAACCGCGCTCACAGGCAATCGGTGTGGCCGTGATAGTCGCGGCCGCGGTGTGGCAACGGTTCTATGCCGCCGACGTCGAATTACAAGGGGTGCTATAA
- a CDS encoding universal stress protein — translation MTEDAIIAGEELTVLVPVRILEGEQVPAALMDVLSSVSVVLLGYHVIPEQTAPEQARTQFGEQARSELDDVAEAFRNAGGDVEARVVFTGDATQTFERIAVEEKADAILLLNPAPSVERIFVALSEGINTERIAELTSALATGTDVTVTLFHVATSEDERAAGEQLLDKTARILSEKGVATDDIEREVAVSDAPVQLLSDVASEDSDLVVLGESRPTVRELVFGEPSERMAERTLAPILVVRRLPALTAEEDDAETANDES, via the coding sequence ATGACTGAAGACGCCATCATAGCAGGCGAAGAACTGACCGTACTCGTTCCCGTCCGAATCCTCGAAGGAGAACAGGTACCGGCCGCGCTTATGGACGTGCTATCGTCAGTTTCGGTGGTGCTGCTCGGCTACCACGTCATTCCCGAACAGACCGCGCCAGAGCAGGCACGGACCCAGTTCGGCGAGCAGGCGCGTTCGGAGTTAGACGACGTGGCAGAAGCGTTCCGGAACGCAGGAGGCGACGTCGAAGCGAGAGTCGTCTTCACAGGAGACGCGACCCAGACGTTCGAACGTATCGCGGTGGAAGAAAAAGCGGATGCGATACTCCTACTCAACCCCGCCCCAAGCGTCGAGCGAATCTTCGTCGCCCTCAGTGAGGGCATCAACACGGAACGAATCGCCGAACTCACGTCGGCGCTGGCGACAGGGACTGACGTGACGGTGACGCTGTTTCACGTCGCGACGTCGGAAGACGAACGCGCGGCGGGTGAGCAACTCCTCGACAAAACGGCCCGAATACTCTCGGAGAAGGGCGTGGCGACCGATGATATCGAGCGTGAAGTGGCCGTGAGCGATGCGCCGGTACAACTGCTCAGCGACGTCGCATCGGAGGACAGCGACCTCGTCGTTCTCGGTGAGAGTCGCCCGACGGTCCGCGAACTCGTATTCGGAGAACCATCGGAGCGAATGGCAGAGCGAACGCTCGCACCCATCCTTGTCGTGCGGCGACTCCCTGCATTAACTGCCGAGGAGGACGACGCCGAGACGGCGAACGATGAATCGTGA
- a CDS encoding plastocyanin/azurin family copper-binding protein: MGRTSNGVPRREFAGTVVGAAALSAATGTAAAQEGQQHTVEMTDGLVFEPDAITIAPGDTVVWENVGSIGHSVTAYEDDIPEGADYFASGGFDSEDAARSAYSAGDPESGDIAGGESYEHTFETEGTFEYFCIPHETVGMVGSVTVTPGGAAEENGGPAAPQVPDSAKTLAIATTIALTSVVGLTYFFLKYGGDYEIPTGDENQ, encoded by the coding sequence ATGGGAAGAACTTCGAACGGTGTTCCTCGGCGCGAATTCGCCGGGACTGTCGTCGGAGCGGCCGCACTGAGTGCCGCAACAGGGACCGCGGCGGCACAGGAGGGACAGCAACACACGGTCGAAATGACCGACGGCTTGGTATTCGAACCGGACGCGATTACTATTGCACCGGGCGATACTGTGGTTTGGGAGAACGTGGGGTCCATCGGTCACTCGGTCACGGCGTACGAAGACGACATTCCGGAGGGTGCCGACTACTTTGCCTCCGGGGGATTCGACTCCGAAGACGCCGCGAGAAGCGCATACTCCGCAGGTGACCCCGAAAGCGGTGACATTGCCGGTGGTGAGTCGTACGAACACACGTTCGAGACCGAAGGAACGTTCGAATACTTCTGTATCCCGCACGAAACAGTCGGAATGGTCGGGAGCGTGACCGTCACACCGGGTGGTGCGGCCGAGGAAAACGGCGGTCCCGCCGCCCCACAGGTACCCGATTCGGCTAAGACGCTCGCCATCGCAACGACCATCGCTCTGACGAGTGTCGTCGGTCTCACGTACTTCTTCTTGAAGTACGGCGGCGACTACGAGATCCCAACTGGAGACGAAAACCAGTAG
- a CDS encoding sodium:calcium antiporter — protein MILELGGFVVGLGILLVGADRTVRSAAELALYYGVSNFFVGVTVVSIGTSIPEMTTSLYAAYYGAGDLVVGNIVGSETAQITLGIGIVALISPIVAERKNVLVYGGAMLLSMIIMILTLEDGITRSEGILMMLAYAIFIHDLYSNEGGEEITEEVIEEQEPPKRTVPWVLFGLLLVVGGGQVMVTNGVALATLLGIPPYVVGILTGLGTTAPEIVVAGIAARSGRSGISVGSLLGSNITDPVFSLGIGALVADVTLSDPESVTMSVSYMLFVSLIVIAVLYWRRGIDRRSAIGCLLLYLPSFIVL, from the coding sequence ATGATTCTCGAACTAGGCGGATTCGTCGTCGGATTGGGCATCCTTCTCGTCGGGGCCGACCGAACGGTCCGGTCGGCCGCCGAACTTGCGCTTTACTACGGCGTCTCGAACTTCTTCGTTGGCGTCACCGTCGTCTCCATCGGGACATCGATTCCGGAAATGACGACCTCTCTGTACGCGGCGTACTACGGGGCTGGTGACCTCGTTGTCGGGAACATCGTCGGATCGGAGACAGCGCAGATCACGCTGGGAATCGGAATTGTCGCTCTCATTTCGCCGATAGTCGCTGAACGAAAGAACGTACTGGTCTACGGCGGTGCGATGCTGCTCTCGATGATTATCATGATACTCACGCTCGAAGACGGGATCACCCGCTCTGAGGGCATCCTCATGATGTTAGCCTACGCAATCTTCATCCACGACCTGTACTCAAACGAGGGTGGCGAGGAGATAACTGAGGAAGTGATCGAAGAGCAGGAACCGCCGAAACGGACGGTACCGTGGGTACTCTTCGGCCTCCTTCTCGTTGTCGGCGGCGGACAAGTCATGGTAACGAACGGAGTGGCTCTGGCCACACTCCTTGGGATACCGCCGTACGTGGTGGGTATCCTCACTGGGTTGGGGACGACTGCTCCGGAGATAGTCGTCGCAGGAATCGCAGCGCGAAGCGGCCGAAGTGGTATCTCTGTCGGCTCACTTCTCGGAAGCAACATTACCGATCCAGTGTTCTCGCTGGGAATCGGTGCACTCGTTGCGGACGTAACGCTGAGCGACCCGGAATCGGTAACAATGTCGGTCAGCTACATGCTGTTCGTCTCGCTCATCGTCATCGCGGTGTTGTACTGGCGGCGGGGTATCGACCGACGGAGCGCTATCGGGTGTCTCCTGCTGTATCTTCCGTCGTTTATTGTCCTCTGA
- a CDS encoding CBS domain-containing protein, giving the protein MEILDIVSEEYEAVSPETRVSKLVGVFDDPTVKGVLVQDTQFEGVVTRRQLATSRHPPDQKVGSLVWHVPRLAPDEDVRKVARLMIDSDSQLLPVFEGDDVVGVVSADDILEAVQPFLDVATVGDVYTDELVSVESETTAGEAVTRFREHHITHLPVVEDDAAVGILSLYDMVDLTVHSGTQSQGGDATGADAFGGGGTAGRTHRGGYGAREGELARLFDLPVRDVMVSPVRTIRPDETLETAVEAMFETDGSSLVVVEDDCPVGIVTKTDILDSLTWETGGNRAVQVYGTDLLGDVSYDDIVSMVEAFDDKDHGMNVLDAKVHLHEHDEKRRGTPLVLARIRLYTDSGLYIASGEGYGARQALNEACDIVERQIRDEKTYGRSKKHPDEAFWEKRFGWILEEAA; this is encoded by the coding sequence ATGGAAATACTTGATATCGTCTCGGAAGAGTACGAAGCAGTTAGTCCGGAGACGCGAGTCTCCAAACTCGTCGGCGTGTTCGACGATCCCACCGTCAAAGGCGTCCTCGTACAGGACACCCAGTTTGAGGGGGTCGTCACCAGACGACAACTCGCCACTTCCCGGCACCCTCCCGACCAGAAAGTCGGCTCGCTTGTCTGGCACGTACCTCGACTTGCACCCGACGAGGACGTTCGCAAGGTCGCACGGCTCATGATCGACAGCGACTCGCAACTCCTCCCCGTCTTCGAGGGGGACGACGTGGTCGGCGTTGTCAGCGCTGACGACATCCTCGAAGCGGTCCAACCGTTTCTGGACGTCGCCACCGTCGGCGATGTCTACACTGACGAACTCGTCTCGGTCGAGTCGGAAACGACGGCAGGTGAAGCGGTTACCCGTTTCCGGGAGCACCACATTACTCACCTCCCGGTTGTCGAGGACGACGCGGCTGTCGGCATTCTCAGTCTCTACGATATGGTGGACCTCACCGTACACTCCGGGACGCAGAGCCAAGGCGGTGACGCGACTGGCGCGGATGCATTCGGCGGTGGTGGCACTGCCGGCCGGACGCACCGCGGCGGGTACGGTGCCCGAGAAGGAGAACTTGCGCGCTTGTTCGATCTTCCGGTCCGCGACGTGATGGTGTCGCCTGTTCGGACGATTCGACCGGACGAAACGCTCGAAACGGCCGTCGAGGCGATGTTCGAAACTGATGGGTCCTCGCTCGTCGTCGTCGAGGACGATTGTCCCGTCGGTATCGTCACGAAGACCGATATCCTCGACTCGCTCACGTGGGAGACGGGCGGCAACCGTGCGGTCCAGGTCTACGGGACCGACCTGTTAGGCGATGTGAGTTACGACGACATCGTGTCGATGGTCGAGGCGTTCGACGACAAGGACCACGGGATGAACGTGTTGGACGCCAAAGTCCATCTCCACGAACACGACGAGAAACGTCGCGGGACGCCGCTCGTACTCGCCCGTATCCGCTTGTACACTGACAGCGGACTGTACATCGCTTCGGGGGAGGGATACGGTGCAAGACAGGCTCTCAATGAAGCCTGCGACATCGTTGAGCGGCAGATACGCGACGAGAAGACCTATGGCCGAAGCAAGAAGCATCCGGACGAGGCGTTCTGGGAGAAGCGCTTCGGCTGGATTCTCGAAGAAGCGGCGTAA
- a CDS encoding type 1 glutamine amidotransferase, whose product MGVRIALLDASVGNTPAERNFRRVLDAEVTTFKLSEGQLPPPVTSRAWVYDGVVISGSQISVYDDNDWIHGATEWFRRAQAAGVPTLGVCWGHQFIAQAVGGRVVDMHEYELGYRTITRVGDSPLFEGVPRRFTAFETHSDRVAELPPGAVTLARNDFGVQAFRVGGSYGVQFHPEYDRETAEWVTKNKELPEERIQHVLDGINENAVADANVSKAVCDNFVKIVTTTQPTQSDEWSEPTPSESALGSVPDQDFEETGR is encoded by the coding sequence ATGGGCGTGAGAATCGCACTCCTCGATGCGTCGGTCGGGAACACCCCGGCAGAGCGGAACTTCCGACGAGTCCTCGACGCCGAGGTGACGACGTTCAAACTCAGCGAGGGGCAGTTACCGCCGCCGGTCACGTCACGGGCGTGGGTGTACGACGGCGTGGTGATTAGCGGGTCACAAATATCAGTCTACGACGACAACGACTGGATTCACGGGGCGACAGAGTGGTTCCGACGCGCGCAGGCGGCCGGGGTGCCGACGCTCGGTGTCTGCTGGGGCCACCAGTTTATCGCCCAAGCCGTTGGCGGGCGCGTGGTGGATATGCACGAATACGAACTCGGCTATCGAACGATCACGCGCGTCGGTGACAGTCCGCTCTTCGAGGGCGTACCACGTCGGTTCACAGCGTTCGAGACACACTCCGACCGTGTTGCAGAACTTCCACCGGGTGCGGTCACGCTCGCACGCAATGACTTCGGCGTCCAAGCGTTCCGCGTTGGGGGTTCCTACGGCGTCCAGTTCCATCCGGAGTACGACCGTGAGACGGCCGAATGGGTGACGAAAAACAAGGAGTTACCCGAGGAGCGGATTCAGCACGTTTTGGACGGCATAAATGAAAACGCAGTTGCCGACGCGAACGTCTCCAAGGCGGTATGCGACAACTTCGTGAAGATCGTGACGACGACCCAACCGACGCAGTCAGACGAGTGGTCGGAACCCACCCCGTCCGAATCCGCGCTGGGTAGTGTACCTGATCAGGACTTCGAGGAGACCGGCCGCTAA
- a CDS encoding secondary thiamine-phosphate synthase enzyme YjbQ — MALEVQTGQRVEVVDVTSDVAATVPDDLDTGVCTVFVPHTTAGIIVNEHERRLMSDLERLLEHLAPRGDDYAHDEIDDNADAHMRAALLGSSVSIPVENGELGLGTWQSVMFAECDGPRTRELRVTTTPA; from the coding sequence ATGGCCCTCGAAGTTCAGACCGGCCAACGCGTCGAAGTGGTTGATGTCACGTCTGATGTCGCCGCGACTGTTCCGGACGACCTCGACACCGGCGTCTGCACTGTCTTCGTCCCGCACACGACGGCAGGTATCATTGTCAACGAACACGAGCGACGATTGATGTCCGACCTCGAACGACTGCTCGAACACCTCGCACCTCGCGGTGACGACTACGCACACGACGAAATCGACGACAACGCCGACGCACACATGCGAGCAGCGTTGCTCGGTTCGAGCGTCTCGATACCGGTCGAAAACGGCGAGTTGGGGCTCGGTACGTGGCAGTCAGTCATGTTTGCCGAGTGCGATGGCCCGCGGACACGCGAACTACGGGTTACGACGACGCCCGCGTGA
- a CDS encoding universal stress protein, whose product MAKHVLVPVDGSALSWSALRYALGEFPEASITALHVVDLFEPGYGTYPEFETTYEPLMGSEEWYERAEEVSERLLSEAEAIAGDHDRTVATASEIGDSKRVIVDYSEAEDVDQIVLGAHGRGEEGRAVFGSVAEIVVRRARVTVTLVR is encoded by the coding sequence ATGGCGAAGCACGTCCTCGTTCCGGTCGACGGATCTGCGCTGTCGTGGAGCGCGCTCCGGTATGCGCTGGGAGAGTTTCCGGAGGCGTCGATAACCGCGCTCCACGTCGTTGACCTGTTCGAACCGGGGTACGGTACCTATCCTGAGTTCGAGACGACTTACGAGCCGTTGATGGGGTCTGAGGAGTGGTACGAACGGGCTGAGGAAGTCTCGGAACGACTGCTCTCGGAGGCCGAAGCAATCGCAGGGGACCACGACCGAACAGTTGCCACTGCCTCGGAAATCGGTGACTCGAAGCGTGTCATCGTAGATTACTCCGAAGCGGAGGACGTAGACCAAATCGTCCTTGGCGCTCACGGACGCGGCGAGGAGGGGCGAGCCGTGTTCGGAAGTGTCGCTGAAATCGTTGTTCGGCGGGCACGCGTCACTGTGACGCTTGTCCGCTGA